A single region of the Sulfurospirillum arsenophilum NBRC 109478 genome encodes:
- the topA gene encoding type I DNA topoisomerase produces MKNLIIVESPTKAKTIKNFLGKDYTVVASKGHIRDLPKSSFGIKIDNQTFIPEYRIPKDHAAVVKEIKDLAKTADQVYIATDEDREGEAIGFHIATAIGKDPQSLPRIVFHEITKNAITHALENPRVLDASSINAQQARRLLDRIVGYKLSPLLSSKIQKGLSAGRVQSSTLKIVVDREKEIKAFKEEEFWSIDALFNKTIESSLVEFEGGKIEKMTITNGERAHAIKEKLLQETFKVALLEKKERESSPSPSFMTSTLQQSASSALGYSPKKTMMIAQTLYEGVKTHQGVMGVITYMRTDSLNISKEAIEAARDQIKKNYGDAYLPEKPRFYANKSKSAQEAHEAIRPTILEFTPHIAKEFLKPDELKLYTLIYNRFLASQMNNARFESQTLMFESNSGKFKASGRKLLFDGFYKVYGDNDKDKLLPDLALGQEVKLTKIDANQHFTEPPSRYSEASLIKKLEGLGIGRPSTYAPTISVLTAREYITIEKKQIIPTEIAFQVTELLEKHFPQIVDSSFTSNMEERLDLIAEDKEDWQAILWEFYEPFEAQVAKGKTDIESQKVVVFTGEICPDCGKELVRRKGRFGEFIACSTYPTCKYTQNLKKVSESAPKEKITLAVPCPECGGPILERSSRRGKFFGCGNYPKCKFISNHEPTDKKCPECDYIMAKRELRKKEIYECIKCKHKEDA; encoded by the coding sequence TTGAAAAATCTCATTATTGTCGAATCCCCGACTAAAGCAAAAACGATTAAGAATTTTTTAGGTAAAGACTATACAGTTGTCGCTTCTAAAGGACATATCCGTGATCTTCCCAAAAGTAGTTTTGGTATCAAGATCGACAACCAAACCTTCATACCAGAGTATCGTATCCCTAAAGATCATGCAGCGGTGGTTAAAGAGATCAAAGATCTCGCCAAAACGGCTGATCAAGTCTATATCGCGACCGATGAGGACCGTGAGGGTGAAGCTATTGGTTTTCATATCGCTACGGCCATTGGTAAAGACCCACAGTCACTTCCTCGTATCGTCTTTCATGAGATTACCAAAAATGCGATTACCCATGCACTTGAAAATCCTAGGGTTTTAGATGCGAGTAGTATTAACGCTCAACAAGCACGACGTCTGCTAGATCGAATCGTTGGTTATAAGCTCTCGCCACTCCTCTCTTCAAAAATCCAAAAAGGGTTAAGTGCAGGACGTGTTCAATCGTCCACTCTTAAAATCGTTGTAGATCGCGAAAAAGAGATTAAAGCCTTTAAAGAAGAAGAGTTCTGGAGCATTGACGCACTGTTTAACAAAACCATTGAATCCTCTTTGGTAGAGTTTGAAGGCGGTAAAATCGAAAAGATGACGATAACCAATGGAGAACGTGCGCATGCGATCAAAGAAAAACTCCTTCAAGAAACATTTAAAGTAGCCCTTTTAGAGAAAAAAGAGCGTGAGAGTTCACCTTCACCTTCCTTCATGACCTCAACGCTTCAACAAAGTGCGTCTAGCGCGCTGGGATACTCTCCTAAAAAAACGATGATGATTGCACAAACCCTCTATGAAGGTGTTAAAACGCATCAAGGCGTCATGGGTGTTATTACATACATGAGAACGGACTCTTTAAATATCTCCAAAGAAGCGATTGAAGCGGCACGTGATCAAATCAAAAAAAACTATGGCGATGCTTATTTGCCTGAAAAACCACGTTTTTATGCCAACAAATCTAAAAGTGCCCAAGAAGCACACGAAGCGATTCGTCCGACAATTTTAGAGTTTACACCACACATTGCCAAAGAGTTCCTTAAACCTGATGAGCTCAAACTCTATACACTTATCTATAACCGCTTTTTAGCATCTCAAATGAACAATGCACGTTTTGAATCCCAAACGCTTATGTTTGAAAGCAACAGTGGGAAATTCAAAGCCAGCGGTCGCAAACTCCTTTTTGATGGCTTCTATAAAGTGTATGGCGACAATGACAAAGATAAGCTTTTACCAGACCTTGCATTAGGGCAAGAAGTCAAACTGACCAAAATTGATGCGAATCAGCACTTTACCGAACCACCATCACGTTACTCAGAAGCGAGCCTCATTAAAAAACTTGAAGGTCTTGGCATTGGTCGTCCATCAACCTATGCGCCAACTATTTCTGTTTTAACAGCGCGTGAGTACATTACAATTGAGAAAAAACAGATCATCCCCACTGAAATTGCCTTTCAAGTAACCGAGCTTTTAGAAAAGCATTTTCCCCAAATCGTAGACTCCTCTTTTACCTCTAATATGGAAGAGAGACTCGATCTCATTGCAGAAGACAAAGAGGATTGGCAGGCGATTTTATGGGAATTTTACGAACCTTTTGAAGCACAGGTCGCCAAAGGTAAAACGGACATCGAAAGCCAAAAAGTGGTTGTTTTTACAGGCGAAATATGCCCAGACTGTGGTAAAGAGCTTGTCAGACGAAAGGGTCGTTTTGGCGAGTTTATTGCATGCAGTACCTATCCTACCTGTAAATACACTCAAAACCTTAAAAAAGTAAGTGAAAGCGCACCCAAAGAGAAAATAACCCTTGCGGTTCCTTGTCCTGAATGTGGCGGACCTATCTTAGAGCGTAGTTCTCGCAGAGGTAAATTTTTTGGTTGTGGTAACTACCCAAAATGTAAATTTATCTCTAACCACGAACCAACCGATAAAAAATGTCCTGAATGTGACTACATTATGGCAAAACGTGAACTTCGTAAAAAAGAGATCTACGAATGCATTAAATGTAAACACAAAGAGGATGCTTAA
- a CDS encoding AMIN domain-containing protein has translation MQKILWLFLSLAVLVDARENPFETGMSPQSTTQIKDERTNFKSATLTLPSSARILKSASVTFQNLDGSISEEIVAIEQDVDWHLPLILSSQKIDTKVATPTVIVTPETKPSIEKKVIVTPAPIKEEKVTPTVTTPNLNADSTFKLNDAISFFINQNEITIFTKDSKMRDFLITDPYKVVIDFKKESTYPTKTLEFQKAPFTSATLGTHDGFYRIAILLDGQYRYDLQAFNGGYIIKLK, from the coding sequence ATGCAGAAGATTCTTTGGCTTTTTCTATCTCTTGCCGTGCTTGTAGATGCAAGAGAAAATCCCTTTGAGACAGGTATGTCTCCTCAATCAACCACTCAAATTAAAGATGAACGAACTAATTTTAAAAGTGCAACGCTCACCCTTCCAAGTAGTGCACGTATTTTAAAAAGTGCTTCTGTAACGTTTCAAAATTTAGATGGTTCTATCAGTGAAGAGATTGTTGCAATTGAGCAAGATGTTGACTGGCATTTGCCTCTTATCTTAAGTAGCCAGAAAATAGATACGAAAGTAGCTACACCTACGGTGATTGTCACGCCTGAAACAAAACCCTCCATTGAGAAGAAAGTCATAGTTACACCAGCTCCTATTAAAGAGGAAAAAGTTACACCAACAGTAACTACACCTAATCTGAATGCAGATAGTACGTTTAAACTTAATGATGCGATCTCTTTCTTTATCAACCAAAATGAGATTACTATTTTTACCAAAGACAGTAAAATGAGAGATTTTCTCATTACGGACCCTTATAAAGTTGTCATTGATTTTAAAAAAGAGAGCACGTATCCTACCAAAACATTAGAGTTTCAAAAAGCTCCTTTTACCTCTGCAACATTAGGCACGCATGATGGATTTTACCGTATAGCAATTTTGCTTGATGGACAGTATCGTTATGATTTGCAAGCGTTTAATGGTGGGTATATTATTAAATTGAAGTAA
- a CDS encoding imidazole glycerol phosphate synthase cyclase subunit, with protein sequence MLKHRLIPCVLLKDWQLVKSIQFGSFRTIGHPTATVRVYNARNVDELIVLDIDASLNNEPINTEIITDMANECFMPLTIGGGIKTIEDVYTVLGAGADKVSINSEAIKRPSFIKEIATIFGSQCVVCSIDIKKVDGTYRVFNKKNGLLDIDPIELAKEYEAQGAGEILLTSIDQEGTTQGYDTELLKLFANTLHIPIIINGGMGKPQDGVEALQNGADALAAAFIFHFTQYTPQMIKEELSRHHYPVRLL encoded by the coding sequence ATGCTAAAACATCGCCTTATTCCTTGTGTGCTTCTAAAAGATTGGCAACTCGTTAAAAGCATTCAGTTTGGCTCTTTTCGTACCATCGGTCATCCTACTGCAACCGTTCGTGTTTACAATGCCCGCAATGTCGATGAACTCATCGTTTTAGACATTGATGCGAGTTTAAATAACGAACCCATCAATACCGAAATCATTACCGATATGGCAAATGAGTGTTTTATGCCTCTTACCATCGGCGGTGGCATCAAAACGATCGAAGATGTCTATACTGTTTTAGGTGCGGGAGCTGATAAAGTTTCGATCAACTCAGAAGCCATTAAGCGACCCTCTTTTATCAAAGAGATCGCTACCATTTTTGGCTCGCAATGTGTTGTTTGTTCTATCGACATTAAAAAAGTGGATGGTACCTACAGAGTTTTCAATAAGAAAAATGGTCTGCTTGACATCGACCCGATTGAACTTGCCAAAGAGTATGAAGCTCAGGGGGCTGGAGAGATTTTACTCACGTCCATTGACCAAGAAGGAACAACACAAGGTTACGATACTGAGCTTTTAAAACTCTTTGCCAATACCCTTCATATCCCTATTATTATCAACGGTGGTATGGGCAAACCACAAGATGGTGTAGAAGCCTTGCAAAATGGTGCAGATGCACTCGCAGCAGCCTTTATTTTCCACTTTACACAATACACACCCCAAATGATCAAAGAAGAACTTTCTCGCCATCACTACCCTGTTAGACTACTCTAA
- a CDS encoding septum formation initiator, whose protein sequence is MSDVLDEFDDEAEESGRSALFYLKILSLVAVVVGFGLYIGDVLFGKSSLDVLLNLQADKDTLTAKIKSLKDENAVLQKEYFELRQLDPDR, encoded by the coding sequence ATGAGTGACGTTTTAGACGAATTTGACGATGAAGCCGAAGAGAGTGGAAGATCTGCTCTCTTTTATCTCAAAATTTTATCGTTAGTGGCTGTCGTAGTTGGATTTGGCTTGTATATAGGTGATGTTTTATTTGGAAAAAGCTCACTCGATGTGCTTTTAAATCTTCAAGCCGATAAAGATACCTTAACTGCAAAAATCAAAAGTCTCAAAGATGAGAATGCTGTGTTACAAAAAGAGTATTTTGAATTGCGACAATTGGACCCCGATAGATAA
- a CDS encoding flagellin N-terminal helical domain-containing protein: protein MGFRINTNVASLTAQTSAAINNRNMDNALSKLSSGLRINKAADDASGLAIANSLRAQASSLGQAVNNGNDAIGLIQTADGALSEYSNILDTIKTKSVQAASDGQNASSRLAIQKDISRLLENLNSIAKTTSFNGQKLLSGTFTNKEFQVGANANETVKTSIASAETSQIGQTSRSTLSIAQLGTNQLTLKSALSGASISLESVNLQMNNDPANGMGKLADLINKNSAETGITAKAVVTTTTKAAIVAGTTGADFAINGVNIGAINVSANDSESTLLTAINNKSTETGVTATKTADGKITLATSDGRAISVTGAVSGVMGSTADEMSTVGHLEVVQAGSSTFQITGSPMGTAVGEDMTITGTMTAVQDSTIVVGSTIISDSVLAAGTVLGMAITATVAMESASSTKDGTLTVGSVIGSGAKLEHGTTLGTTITTRTTTTLTADMLVKAGSTLGVGTVFDAGTVLNEDISVSGVKYKAGTTLTVDVTLATATTLSKDMVITIDKNNQQAAIGASSTLVAGSTLGEDLVTTGSAIVSTEMTIKAGTSLVSGSTIAAGSVMGDSVTVSGDRTTKQETLLKVGSTLGSGSILKENSTIGGAIQLRAAVTLNQDTVIKAGSTLVSDTVLKAGTVINQDLTNAQVGGGAGAGLKAGTILGTDVTLTADVSISKDFNMIKGTSGTNASIAIGSKLAVNGGGQNSVELGTTEFTNLSSIDVTTLEGAMKAIDTVSAAMTNLDTIRSDLGSVQNQITSTINNISVTQVNVKSAESGIRDVDFAAESANFSKYNILAQSGSYAMSQANSVQQNVLKLLQ from the coding sequence ATGGGTTTCCGTATTAACACAAACGTTGCGTCACTTACTGCACAAACAAGTGCTGCAATCAACAACAGAAACATGGACAATGCGCTTTCTAAATTGTCCTCAGGTCTTCGTATCAACAAAGCTGCAGATGATGCTTCTGGTCTTGCTATTGCTAACTCCCTTAGAGCGCAAGCAAGTTCACTTGGTCAAGCTGTTAACAATGGTAATGATGCGATCGGTTTGATCCAAACTGCCGATGGTGCGCTTAGCGAGTACTCAAACATTCTTGATACTATCAAGACTAAATCTGTACAAGCAGCATCTGATGGTCAAAACGCTTCTTCTCGTTTGGCAATTCAAAAAGACATCAGCCGTTTACTTGAGAACTTGAACAGTATTGCTAAAACAACATCGTTCAACGGACAAAAACTACTTTCTGGTACATTTACCAATAAAGAGTTCCAAGTTGGTGCAAACGCGAATGAGACTGTTAAAACTTCTATTGCTTCAGCTGAAACAAGTCAAATTGGTCAAACAAGCCGTAGTACATTAAGTATTGCACAGCTTGGTACGAACCAATTAACACTTAAAAGTGCTCTTAGTGGTGCTTCAATTTCACTAGAGTCTGTTAATTTGCAAATGAACAATGACCCTGCTAATGGTATGGGAAAACTTGCAGATCTTATTAACAAAAATAGTGCTGAAACAGGTATTACTGCAAAAGCAGTTGTTACAACAACAACTAAGGCTGCAATCGTTGCTGGAACAACAGGTGCTGATTTTGCTATCAATGGTGTAAATATTGGCGCGATCAATGTTTCAGCAAATGACAGTGAATCAACATTATTAACAGCAATTAACAACAAATCAACTGAAACAGGCGTCACTGCAACTAAAACTGCTGATGGTAAAATTACATTGGCAACAAGTGATGGTCGTGCTATCAGTGTTACTGGTGCTGTTTCAGGTGTTATGGGTAGTACTGCAGATGAGATGAGTACAGTTGGACATCTTGAAGTCGTTCAAGCAGGTTCTTCAACTTTCCAAATCACTGGCTCACCTATGGGTACAGCGGTTGGTGAAGATATGACTATCACTGGCACTATGACCGCAGTACAAGATTCAACAATTGTTGTTGGTAGTACTATTATTTCTGACAGTGTATTAGCTGCTGGTACTGTACTTGGTATGGCAATTACTGCAACAGTTGCGATGGAGTCTGCATCTTCAACAAAAGATGGTACATTAACTGTTGGTTCTGTTATTGGTTCAGGTGCTAAATTAGAGCATGGTACAACTCTTGGAACAACTATCACAACAAGAACAACCACTACGCTTACTGCTGATATGCTTGTTAAAGCAGGTTCAACATTGGGTGTTGGTACTGTATTTGATGCAGGTACTGTCCTTAATGAAGATATCTCTGTTTCTGGCGTAAAATACAAAGCGGGAACAACATTAACTGTTGACGTTACATTGGCGACAGCAACTACCTTATCAAAAGATATGGTCATTACCATTGACAAAAACAACCAACAAGCTGCAATCGGTGCTTCTAGTACACTTGTTGCGGGTAGTACTCTTGGTGAAGACCTTGTTACAACAGGTTCTGCAATTGTTTCAACAGAAATGACTATTAAAGCGGGTACATCACTTGTTTCAGGCTCAACTATTGCTGCTGGTAGTGTTATGGGTGATAGCGTCACTGTAAGTGGTGACAGAACAACAAAACAAGAAACTCTCTTGAAAGTAGGTTCAACTCTTGGTAGTGGTTCAATTCTTAAAGAGAATTCAACTATCGGTGGTGCAATTCAACTTCGTGCAGCCGTTACGCTTAACCAAGATACCGTTATCAAAGCAGGTTCAACACTTGTTTCAGATACTGTTCTTAAAGCCGGAACTGTTATTAACCAAGACTTGACAAATGCTCAAGTAGGTGGTGGTGCAGGTGCTGGATTGAAAGCAGGTACTATTCTTGGAACAGACGTTACTTTAACAGCTGACGTATCTATCAGTAAAGATTTCAATATGATCAAAGGTACTTCTGGTACTAATGCATCTATCGCTATTGGATCTAAACTTGCTGTAAATGGTGGCGGTCAAAATAGTGTTGAATTGGGAACAACAGAGTTTACAAATCTATCTAGCATCGACGTTACAACTCTTGAAGGTGCGATGAAAGCTATTGATACCGTTAGTGCTGCGATGACAAACCTTGATACTATTCGTTCAGATTTAGGTTCTGTTCAAAATCAAATCACTTCAACTATCAATAACATCTCTGTAACTCAAGTAAACGTTAAGAGTGCTGAGTCTGGTATTCGTGACGTTGACTTTGCTGCAGAATCAGCGAACTTCTCTAAATATAACATTCTTGCACAGTCAGGAAGTTATGCAATGAGTCAAGCGAACTCTGTACAACAAAACGTACTAAAATTGTTACAATAG
- a CDS encoding citrate synthase, protein MSKESVTLIDNRTGKEYEFPVLKSTLGPDVVDISTFYGSTGMFTLDRGFTSTASCRSRITYIDGDIGKLMYRGYDIAYLATKKSFLDTAFLLLHKELPNKDEYKNFLLELKKRSFIHESMRKLFDAFPDNAHPMAILSSAVSALSAFYFDHLDMDSPEEAKEMAHRIIAKIPTIAAFSYRYSQGLPIIYPDLDKGFTENFLYMIRGYPHHHIDLKPIEVKALDTIFTLHADHEQNASTTAVRVVASTHAHPYAAISAGIGALWGRAHGGANESVIRQLELIGSVENVDKFIAKAKDPNDPFRLMGFGHRVYKNFDPRATILKNLQKQLVSELSIDTELMAVAHRIEEIALNDEYFIKRKLYPNIDFYSGLILQALKIPKEMFAVIFVIGRTPGWIAQWIELKEQPDMKIARPRQHYLGPLERTPKFD, encoded by the coding sequence ATGAGTAAAGAGTCTGTTACCCTTATCGACAATCGTACGGGCAAAGAGTATGAATTTCCAGTCCTCAAGTCAACATTAGGACCAGATGTTGTAGATATTTCTACCTTCTACGGCAGTACAGGAATGTTTACGTTAGATAGAGGATTTACGTCTACTGCAAGTTGTCGTTCTCGTATTACCTATATTGATGGTGACATCGGTAAATTAATGTACCGTGGTTACGACATTGCTTACCTGGCAACTAAAAAATCATTTTTAGATACAGCTTTTTTACTGTTACATAAAGAGCTTCCCAATAAAGATGAATATAAAAACTTTTTATTAGAGCTAAAAAAGCGCTCTTTTATCCATGAAAGTATGCGCAAACTCTTTGATGCTTTTCCTGATAATGCTCACCCAATGGCGATCCTATCATCTGCCGTTTCAGCACTTTCAGCATTTTATTTTGATCACCTTGATATGGATTCACCTGAAGAAGCTAAAGAGATGGCTCATCGTATTATTGCGAAAATTCCAACTATTGCAGCGTTTTCATACCGTTATTCTCAAGGGTTACCTATTATCTATCCTGATTTAGATAAGGGCTTTACAGAGAACTTTCTATATATGATACGAGGTTATCCTCATCACCATATCGATCTTAAACCAATCGAAGTTAAAGCACTTGATACTATCTTTACCCTTCATGCAGATCATGAGCAAAATGCTTCTACAACAGCCGTTCGTGTTGTAGCATCAACCCATGCTCACCCCTATGCCGCGATAAGTGCAGGTATTGGAGCACTTTGGGGTAGAGCTCATGGTGGGGCAAACGAGTCGGTTATTCGTCAACTTGAGCTTATTGGAAGTGTTGAGAATGTTGATAAATTTATCGCTAAAGCAAAAGATCCAAATGATCCATTTAGGTTAATGGGATTTGGTCACAGAGTGTATAAAAACTTTGACCCACGTGCAACGATTTTGAAAAATCTTCAAAAACAATTGGTAAGTGAGCTCTCTATTGACACCGAGTTAATGGCTGTTGCACATCGTATTGAAGAGATTGCACTCAATGATGAGTATTTCATCAAACGTAAACTCTATCCAAATATCGACTTCTATTCAGGTTTAATTTTACAAGCATTGAAAATCCCAAAAGAGATGTTTGCGGTTATTTTTGTTATCGGAAGAACGCCTGGTTGGATTGCACAATGGATTGAGCTGAAAGAACAGCCAGATATGAAAATTGCACGCCCTCGCCAACACTATCTTGGACCACTTGAACGCACACCTAAATTTGACTAA
- a CDS encoding biotin synthase, whose protein sequence is MKKSIFLCAISNISSGSCPEDCGFCTQSARHHADIERYKYKPIEQIVFEAKNAVNNGAIGFCLVTSGLGLDDKKLAFVCEVARAIRAELPDLNLIACNGIASVEQLRTLKEAGVNSYNHNLESSQNFYDKICTTHSWESRYQTCLNAKEAGLSLCSGGIFGLGESKEERTAFIQSVKSLSPDTMPLNFYIHNPALPLKAAPLSEEEALAIITEVRAALPNTRLMVAGGRETTFTSQECDIFAAGADAIVIGDYLTTKGELPTKDREMIQRLGYEIATTCHA, encoded by the coding sequence ATGAAAAAATCAATTTTTTTATGTGCCATTTCAAATATCTCCAGCGGAAGCTGTCCTGAAGATTGTGGATTTTGTACCCAAAGTGCTCGTCATCATGCTGATATAGAACGTTACAAATATAAACCTATTGAGCAAATTGTTTTTGAAGCTAAAAATGCTGTTAACAATGGGGCTATTGGTTTTTGTCTCGTCACATCAGGGCTAGGACTTGATGATAAGAAATTGGCTTTTGTCTGCGAAGTGGCACGTGCCATTAGAGCAGAACTTCCTGATTTGAATTTGATTGCATGCAATGGTATCGCTAGTGTCGAACAACTTCGTACACTTAAAGAGGCTGGGGTCAATTCTTATAACCATAACTTAGAGAGCTCTCAAAATTTTTATGACAAAATCTGTACTACCCATTCATGGGAAAGTCGTTACCAAACTTGCCTCAATGCCAAAGAAGCTGGATTGTCTTTATGCAGTGGAGGCATCTTCGGACTAGGAGAAAGCAAAGAAGAGAGAACCGCCTTTATACAAAGTGTTAAATCCCTCAGTCCAGATACAATGCCTCTAAATTTTTACATTCACAATCCTGCATTGCCCCTGAAGGCTGCGCCTTTAAGTGAAGAAGAAGCGCTTGCAATTATTACTGAAGTAAGAGCAGCTCTACCCAATACGCGACTAATGGTCGCAGGTGGACGGGAAACGACTTTTACAAGTCAAGAGTGCGATATTTTTGCGGCAGGTGCCGATGCTATCGTTATTGGTGACTATCTAACAACCAAAGGTGAGCTTCCTACAAAGGATCGCGAAATGATCCAACGGTTAGGTTACGAAATCGCCACAACCTGTCATGCGTAG
- a CDS encoding motility associated factor glycosyltransferase family protein, which produces MNDITTNALNTFTKNLKFLEENHKPIFEKISLLNQLIDEGHYSEHYALEYKEEGYFDILELSSNEFLYKSNSLEAAERMVDAIDFKRTGAVFKAQKYVFASEEQAERIDKSELSFHNSLWATIKIINYVSQYATPETFMNRVHKIIFLGIGLGLHLLKIAEKLNPQVIFIKEKNLETFRLSLFVTDYAELAQGRFLHFSLTDDDNEERENFLAFLNRGNNYNLHLKHIPFTMDYQLDLQRLQSHVLSQSYINYGYSAMLFRFVSSPRYLARGYSFLNVNKVYTDNIFTNKPVLLLFSGPSTSKNIDWIVENRDRFIIVSALSTCRLLKRFGITPDIIIHIDPGENTSLLFEELDSDYFKNSTILLASNVDEATLQRFDRAHVHFIEQGTFYKKGFGRFSAPSVGEYTYGLFLIMGATEIFMLGVDLALNPDTMQSHGDFHPFQVTGEHNEHSASLDPNASITYVKGNLCETIPTLSAYKISIEQVAIFTEMLKREYHHVHNLSNGAYLEGCDPLRFSDYDWKGLPVLDRDYLREGIEKFFISIGSDDFNEGDKGQISYQIKEAKKLEKIIKQHQKKKFAHADAYLQTLAKLSWDLSDMEYKTRSDLAQVYYEYFSIVMSYIFDLFNTKDLPNFNKHVTNIDALLVKQLLKMSQVYISKLEAYLK; this is translated from the coding sequence ATGAATGATATTACAACCAACGCACTCAATACATTTACTAAAAACTTGAAATTTCTCGAAGAAAATCATAAACCTATTTTTGAAAAAATTTCTCTGCTTAACCAACTCATTGATGAGGGGCACTATAGCGAACACTACGCTTTGGAATATAAAGAAGAGGGTTATTTTGATATTTTAGAACTCTCTAGCAATGAGTTTTTGTATAAAAGCAACAGCCTTGAAGCGGCTGAGCGTATGGTTGATGCTATTGATTTCAAGCGTACAGGCGCTGTCTTTAAAGCGCAAAAATATGTTTTCGCATCTGAAGAACAAGCAGAACGCATTGATAAAAGTGAGCTCTCTTTTCACAATTCACTGTGGGCAACAATTAAAATTATTAATTATGTCAGTCAATATGCCACCCCTGAGACTTTTATGAATCGTGTTCATAAAATTATCTTTTTAGGCATTGGATTAGGACTGCATCTTTTAAAAATAGCCGAAAAACTGAACCCTCAAGTTATTTTTATCAAAGAAAAAAACCTTGAAACCTTTCGCCTCTCTTTGTTTGTGACCGATTATGCAGAGCTTGCACAAGGTCGTTTCCTCCACTTTTCACTCACCGATGATGACAATGAAGAGAGAGAAAACTTTTTAGCATTTTTAAACAGAGGCAATAATTATAATCTCCATCTGAAACACATCCCTTTTACCATGGATTATCAACTAGACCTTCAACGTCTCCAGTCGCATGTTCTTTCTCAAAGTTACATAAACTATGGCTACAGTGCTATGTTGTTTCGTTTTGTCAGCTCACCTCGCTATTTAGCGCGTGGCTACTCTTTTTTAAATGTGAATAAAGTCTATACCGACAATATTTTTACAAACAAACCGGTACTGCTTTTATTTTCAGGGCCATCAACGTCTAAAAATATCGATTGGATTGTAGAAAATCGCGATCGTTTCATCATTGTCTCAGCACTTTCAACGTGCCGATTACTAAAACGTTTTGGCATCACACCCGATATTATTATCCATATCGATCCAGGCGAAAATACCTCCTTACTTTTTGAAGAATTAGACTCTGACTATTTCAAAAACTCAACCATCCTTCTCGCCTCCAATGTGGATGAAGCAACACTTCAAAGATTTGATAGAGCTCATGTTCATTTTATAGAGCAAGGTACGTTTTATAAAAAAGGGTTTGGAAGATTCTCAGCACCCAGTGTAGGCGAATATACGTATGGTCTATTCCTTATTATGGGAGCAACCGAAATCTTTATGCTAGGTGTGGATCTAGCTCTTAATCCTGATACAATGCAATCACACGGTGACTTTCACCCATTCCAAGTAACAGGTGAACATAACGAGCACAGCGCATCACTAGACCCAAATGCCTCTATCACGTATGTGAAAGGTAATCTATGCGAAACGATTCCTACACTCTCTGCGTATAAGATATCTATTGAACAAGTTGCTATTTTTACGGAAATGCTTAAGCGTGAATACCATCATGTTCATAATCTCAGTAATGGTGCTTATTTGGAAGGATGTGATCCTCTTCGCTTTAGTGATTATGATTGGAAAGGGCTCCCTGTTCTTGATAGAGATTACCTACGCGAAGGCATAGAGAAGTTTTTCATAAGTATAGGCTCAGATGATTTCAACGAGGGGGATAAAGGTCAAATCTCTTACCAAATCAAAGAAGCGAAAAAACTCGAAAAGATTATTAAACAGCACCAAAAGAAAAAATTTGCGCATGCGGATGCTTATCTTCAAACACTTGCAAAACTTTCATGGGATTTAAGTGATATGGAGTATAAGACTCGCTCAGACTTAGCACAAGTCTATTATGAGTATTTTTCTATTGTGATGAGTTATATCTTCGATCTTTTCAATACAAAAGATCTTCCGAATTTTAATAAGCATGTTACTAATATTGATGCTCTTTTGGTAAAACAACTCTTGAAAATGTCGCAGGTGTATATTTCGAAGCTTGAGGCGTATTTGAAGTAA